The following proteins are encoded in a genomic region of Mycobacterium sp. 155:
- a CDS encoding TetR/AcrR family transcriptional regulator — MRSDVIQPLRRRRAPRGSGEQLRDEIIDAATELLLETGQAKAVSIRLVAERVGVTSPSIYLHFADKDALLDAVCARYFEKLDEQMQMVADQPSSIEVLRAQGLAYVRFARETPELYRIATMSERRPGSDVDLVLNSSAFTHLRTSVETLIVEGVYPAGDATEMALELWTAAHGVAAMLVAKPYLPWGDAEEFTDRVLRAVCLGQIVAGLIGTDLTPQDSVNRLKDFTNGAF, encoded by the coding sequence ATGCGGAGTGACGTGATTCAACCTCTCCGGCGCAGACGCGCCCCGCGCGGTTCCGGTGAGCAGTTGCGCGACGAGATCATCGACGCGGCCACCGAACTGCTGCTGGAAACCGGGCAAGCCAAGGCCGTGTCGATCCGTTTGGTGGCAGAGCGGGTGGGCGTCACGTCGCCGTCGATCTATCTACACTTCGCCGACAAGGACGCACTGCTGGACGCGGTGTGCGCGCGTTATTTCGAGAAGCTTGACGAGCAGATGCAGATGGTGGCCGATCAGCCGTCGTCGATCGAGGTGCTGCGTGCGCAGGGGCTGGCCTATGTGCGGTTCGCCCGCGAGACTCCCGAGCTCTACCGCATCGCCACCATGAGTGAGCGCAGACCGGGCAGCGACGTCGACCTGGTGCTTAACAGCTCGGCGTTCACGCACCTACGGACCTCGGTGGAAACGCTCATCGTCGAGGGGGTCTACCCGGCAGGCGACGCCACCGAGATGGCACTGGAGCTGTGGACCGCGGCCCACGGTGTCGCCGCCATGCTGGTCGCCAAGCCGTACCTGCCGTGGGGCGACGCCGAGGAGTTCACCGACCGGGTCCTGCGGGCGGTATGTCTCGGGCAGATCGTCGCAGGCTTGATCGGAACCGACCTCACGCCCCAGGACAGCGTCAACCGGCTGAAGGATTTCACCAACGGCGCCTTCTAA
- a CDS encoding NAD-dependent deacylase: MRLTLLSGAGISAESGVPTFRDVETGLWAKVDPYEISSSDGWRRHPERVWAWYLWRHYMMAAVEPNNGHRAVAAWQDYADVHVVTQNVDNLHERAGSTMVHHLHGSLFEFRCDACGSQFEGVLPNMPEPVEAIEPPQCFCSGLIRPNVVWFGEPLPETAWQRSVAAVGNSDLVIVVGTSSIVYPAAGLPEAALANGIPVIEVNPQRTPLSDSATVSLRETAATALPGLLQRLPTLLD; the protein is encoded by the coding sequence GTGCGATTGACACTGCTCAGCGGCGCGGGAATATCGGCAGAAAGCGGCGTGCCGACGTTTCGCGACGTCGAGACGGGCCTGTGGGCCAAGGTCGACCCGTACGAAATCTCCAGCTCCGATGGTTGGCGGCGACACCCGGAGCGGGTGTGGGCGTGGTATCTGTGGCGGCACTACATGATGGCCGCGGTCGAACCGAACAACGGTCACCGCGCCGTGGCGGCCTGGCAGGACTACGCCGACGTACACGTCGTTACCCAGAACGTCGACAATCTGCATGAACGCGCCGGCAGCACCATGGTCCACCACCTGCACGGCAGCCTCTTCGAATTCCGTTGCGACGCGTGCGGTTCGCAGTTCGAAGGGGTGCTGCCGAACATGCCGGAGCCGGTCGAGGCGATCGAGCCGCCGCAGTGCTTCTGCAGCGGGCTCATCCGGCCGAACGTGGTCTGGTTCGGCGAACCGCTGCCCGAGACGGCCTGGCAGCGGTCGGTGGCCGCGGTGGGCAACTCCGACCTCGTCATCGTGGTGGGCACCAGCTCGATCGTCTACCCGGCCGCAGGACTTCCGGAGGCGGCGCTGGCCAACGGCATCCCGGTGATCGAGGTCAATCCGCAGCGCACACCGCTGTCGGACAGCGCGACGGTGTCGCTGCGGGAGACTGCGGCGACCGCACTCCCCGGACTGCTGCAGCGGTTGCCGACACTGCTGGATTAG
- a CDS encoding GntR family transcriptional regulator, with protein MTELGDWVRVDPDSDRPLFDQLRIQIIDGIRDGRLPPGTRLPTVRELAGQIGLAVNTVARAYRELEGAGVLETRGRYGTFVARADPADAAMAAAANSFAEAARALGIDKVDALRYLDAVFD; from the coding sequence GTGACCGAGTTGGGGGATTGGGTCCGGGTCGATCCGGATAGTGACAGGCCGTTGTTCGACCAATTGAGAATCCAGATCATCGACGGCATCAGGGACGGGCGGCTCCCACCGGGCACCCGGTTGCCGACGGTCCGGGAACTGGCGGGCCAGATCGGTCTGGCCGTCAACACCGTGGCCAGGGCCTACCGCGAGCTGGAGGGAGCTGGTGTGCTCGAGACCCGCGGCCGGTACGGCACCTTCGTGGCCCGGGCCGATCCGGCGGATGCCGCGATGGCCGCGGCCGCGAACTCGTTCGCCGAGGCCGCCCGAGCGCTGGGCATCGACAAGGTCGACGCGCTGCGCTACCTCGACGCCGTATTCGATTAG